The Anaerolineales bacterium region ACTCGCGCAGGCGCGAAAGTAATCGGTATCGTGTTCAACAAAGTATCGTCGGTTAGCGCGAAAAGTTATGGTGACACAAAGTATCTTTCCATGTACTCGCCTCAGCATTACAACGATTACGTGGCGAACAAACCAGCGGTGGAGGAACCCGACTCTGGATCGAAGAAGTTGCTGGCGTTCTTTGAGCATGGTGAAGTTCCGCCGGATGTGAAGGAATCGCTAGAGACCGCCTTCGAAAAATTCCAAGATCAGAGAAAGAATTTGTTTGAAAAGATCCGAAAACCGGCAAAGTCGAAGAAGTAAGAGCAGACAAGCCCTCAGCAATGAGGGCTTGTTTTTTGCATGGGGGTGTATACTTTTCCTGAGGGCGAGGCAGGCTCCCCGTCGGGGGCGAAGCGGGTGAAAATCCCGATGAAGGCGCCTGCAACTTCCCGTCCTATCCTACGTATGGTGTAGTGCGAGGAGCACAGGTGACCGAAGAACTTGCCTGGGTGATCCAGGCTCAACAAGGCAGTGACGAGGCGTTTACGAAACTCGTCGAAGAACATCAAACACATGTGTATAACCTGTGTTATCGAATGTTGGGCGAACCCGAATCGGCGGAGGACGCCGCGCAAGAGACGTTTCTGCGCGCTTACCAGAACCTGCATCGTTACGATCAGGGTCGCTCGTTTGCCACGTGGTTGCTCTCGATTGCCGCGCACTATTGTATTGACCGCCTGCGTCGGCGAAAGTTATCGGTTTTTTCGATGGATGAGGAGCGGGAGGACGGCACGGTCTTTGAGATTTCGGACCCCGCTTCGCCCGACCCCGAGGCTGAATCAGCCAAACGCGAGGACCGCGACCGCCTCCACCTTCTTTTGAAGGACCTCGACGAAACCGACCGAGCCGCTGTGGTCCTGCGATATTGGTACGACTATTCGGAGGTCGAGATCGCCGAATCGTTGAAGTTGACCGTTAGCGCGGTCAAGAGTCGCCTGCATCGCTCACGCCGGGCGTTGGCAGGCATGTGGGAGGAGAAAGACTCCCCCCGCGTCCGAACAGAAAGGAGACGCCATGAATCACCAGCCTTTTGAAGAGTGGCTATTGAATGACACATCCATCAATGCTGAACAAAAGCGCGAACTCGAAGCGCACGTGCGGACTTGCGCGTATTGCGCCGCGCTGATGAAGACCGACAAGGTCTTGCACGATCTGCGGATGGCGTTACCCGTCAACGGATTTACGGCTCGTTTTGAAGCGCGGCTGGCGGCTCGAAAAGCGGCTGACCGCAAGCGCAGGGCGCTGGGTTTCGTTCTTTTTGCCGTGGCAGGCTCGGCGTTGCTGTTCTGGTTTGCATCGCCATATCTTTCTGAGTTTCTTGCCTCGCCGGCAGGCTGGATTGCCGCCTTGGTTGAGTGGGGCGTTTTCTTTATCACCACGTTAATGGCTTCGTTGCAGGCTGGCGCGGTCATTCTCGATGTGTTGGTGCGTTTTCTGCCTCCGTTTGCGTGGATGGTGGCATTTTCCGGCGCGGCGGCGGTGAGTCTTGTTTGGTCTATTTCGATTTGGCGGTTCGCTCGATGGGGCGCGCCGCAAGGAGTTTGATGTATGAAGCGAAAACTTCACTTTCTTATTTTGGTCGTCGTGTTGGCGCTGATAGCCTTGCCAACCGGCGCGGTGTTGGCGCAGAGCGCTTGCCCGCACGAAGGGGGAGTGGTATATGGCAGAAACTGCACGCTGAAAAGCGATGAAACGTTCAACGGCGATCTGGTCGTCTTTGGCGGCAATGTGACACTGGAAGAGAATGCCAAACTGGACGGGAACTTGGTCGTTTTTGGCGGGACGGTCAACAGCGACGGCGAAGTGGACGGCGATATCGCCATCATCGGCGGACAGGTCAGCCTGGGTGAACACGCGCGGGTAGCCGGTGATGTCGCTCTCGTCGGTAGTCAACTTGAGCAGGCAGAGGGAGCGGTCGTTGAAGGCGAGGTGGTGAACAACATCCAGCCGAAGGTCGGTCTGCCGAACGGGCAACTGCCTGATCGTCCTGTGCCGTCTAGTCCCAACGTCAGTTTTGATTTCGGGTTCAGTTTATTTGCCCAAATGTTCCAGATCATTTTTTGGGCAGTCATTGCCGCCGGGTTTGCAATGCTGCTATCGCTGTTCTGGAAGCCGCAAATGGAGCGCGCCGGGGATGCCATCGCCGCCCAGCCATTGATCGTCAGCGCGGTCGGTTTGCTTTCGTTCGTTGTCGCCGCGCTTCTGATCTGGACAATCATCCCTCCGCTGGCGTTGATGTTTGCGTGGCTATTCGGGATCGTGGCGTTCGGCTCGGAAATCGGCGAACGGTTTACGAAGGCGATCAACCAAACGTGGTCGCCGGTGCTGACGGTTGGATTCGGCTCATTTCTGCTCGTCCTGGTTAGCGGGGCAGTGGGCTTCATCCCTTGCATTGGCGGATTAGTGCAATTCATTCTGAGTCTGCTGGCGGTCGGCGCGGTGGTGATCACGCGGTTTGGGGCGAGGCAGTTCCAAAGTCCCGGATTGATCGTAAATCCCCCACCGCCTCCGGCGTCCCAGCCGTAAAATCCCGCATGATATAATTTTTCCGCCCCGTGATGAACATCCGGGGCGGATTGATTTATTTGGAGGATGTATGGCTCTTAGAGAAATTCAAGTTCCCAATACGATCGTGCATGAGACTCCGCCGCCGTTGATCGAGGTAGCTGGGACGCATCGTGAGATGGGGCGTCAGATCGGGGAAGCGAGGCGTGAGCAGGTACAGCATAGTGTGGAGAACGCGCGCGCGCTGATCGCCCAATCGTATTCGACGCTCGAATTGACGTGGGAAGGCGCGCAGATCCAGTCGCGAAAATATCTACCTTTTTCGGAGGAACGCTACCCTCAATATGTGGACGAGATGCGCGGCGTTGCAGAAGGCGCGAACTTGCCGTTCGATGATATCGTTGCGCTCAATGCGATGGAAGCCATGACAATGGACGCGCTTCATCTGACGCGCTGTACAAGTTTTGCGGTGAATGAGCAGCGGACGGCGGACGGTCACGTGCTTGCGGCGCACAATGAGGATTGGGTGCCAGAGGACGAAAATGACGTGTATGTGATCTCAGCCAAGCCGAAGGAGGAACCTCCGTTCCTTGCCATGACGTACGGCGGACTGCTCCCCAATGTGGGATTCAACGCCTACGGCATTGCCCAGTTGATCGACTCGGTTTATCCGAATGATTCACGCATCGGGATTCCCCGTTTGGTTGTTGCGCGTGCGGTGCTTTCTTCACGCCGCATCTCCGGCGCCATCGGGCGGACGCTCGTTCCGCACCGTGCGGCGGGATACAACCATTTGCTCATCCACGAAAGCGGAGAGATGTATTCGGTCGAAGTTTCCGCGAAACGCTTCGATATTTTGCATGGCACGGATGGATATATGGTTCACACGAACCATTATCTTTCACAGACGATGAAGGAGATCGAAAAAGACCCCGAAGAGTTGATCTCTTCCCGTGTTCGGTATTTCCGTTCGAATCGTTTACTTCGTGAGAGTTCTACGCACACGATCAAATCGTTACAAGCGATCCAGAAGGATCATGTGAACCTGCCCAATTCGATCTGCAACCACAACATCGCCGGTATTGACCCGTTGGACCGTGAAAGCACGATCTGCGCTCTCGTCATTGACCTGACCGTCCGCGAGATGCACATCGCGTGGGGTAATCCGTGCCAGAATGCGTATCACACGTATCATTTGGGCGCGTGAAGAATCGAAAGATTGCGAATCGCATCCCTTTGAACAAACAATCCCGCATTAAGCGGGATTGTTGTTTGTGCCCCCACGCAAAGGAAAAGCGAACAACGCGTCAGCCAGTGAAAAATCGTTCATGGGATAAGTGTAGTAAATCTGTGCGCGATTGTATCCTAGTTCAATTCGGGACACAAAGCGATAAAGCCATGCTCTTACAAATTTTATATCGTCGCCTTTCCTCGCTTCCGTGATCTGTTCGCGCCATCTGTTCATCGCAATTTGAATCGCTTCGGGCGCTATCTCCAACTTCGATGCGGCGATCTGCGATTCGAGATGTGCGATCTCCGCTTTGACCTGGGCGCGTTCACCCTCGCGTTGTTTCATCCGTTCGAGGGCTAATTCCGATCCAGTCTTTTCGTGAGCGTTCATCGCCCGTTGAAATGCAACATCCAGATCAACAGCGCGTTCTTTCAACGCGGCAATTTTTTTCTCGGTCGCTGAAGTATCGCTAAATTTTGCGCGGGTGACGTGGATCACCTGATCGAAAAAATCAACAGTCAAAACCCGGTTTATCACCGCGTCCAGAACTGCGGTTTCCGAGCGCTGCGCTCCGACGCGTCGAGACTTGCAATACTTCACACCCTGCCGAAATTTTGTTCCGCACATGTAATAACGCCAGGGCTTGTTTTTATGTCCTGGGGTGTGCGTCATCATCGAGCCACATTCGAGACAGTAAGTAAAACCTGTGAACAGAGACGGATTACCCACGCGGCGCGGATGCCTCGGATGATCTTGTTGCATGGGATTCTCCCGATTCAATTTTTGCACGGCTTCCCATACGTCCCGTGTGATAGCGGCTTCGTGATGGTTCTCGACTTCGAGATCGCCACTGACACCAATCCCCAAATAGGTTTTAGATCTAAAAAATCCATTCCACGATGCAGGGGAAGTAAACAGTCTGCCAGCGGTTGCGTTCTGAATCTCCTGGAGCGATCTACCCTCGGCGCGCATCGTCCAGGCGAGGATAACCAATTCCCACAATTCAGGATCACGTTCCCACTTGCTGACCATGCGCGGCTTGCCGTCACGCTTTATTCCGCGCTCGATCGGCGCGCTACGCTTGTATCCTTTTGGCGGCGTGCCAGGCGAAAAACCTTCACTGACCAACGCTTTCAATCCTCGCTTGACATCACGGGAGGTTTGCCTCCGCTTTTCCTCGTTCGATAAATCAATGACAGTTTCGACAATGCGACTGCCGAAGTCATCATCGGGAATCGGATCGGTCATCGAGTGGATGACAATTCCGCGCTTGCGGAGCAAGGCTTTATAAAACGTTGAATCATCTTTGTCGCGTGTAAAGCGTGCAAAGTTCCAAATGAGCAATCCGTCAGGGCGTAGGTCTTTTATCTTGCTCATGTCAATCATCCGCTCGAAGTCATCACGACCGGTCACACTGCCGCCGCTTTTTGCCACGTCTCGGAATATTTCAACCAACGCTAACTTATAGCGATCACAATATGCGCGGACTTCTGCCTCCTGTTGCGGGACGCTGTTCTCTTGTGCGGCGCCACCCGAATCGCGGAGATACGCCCAAACCGTCGAGCCAGGACGACGAAGGTTAGGCGGAGGCAAAAAAAATTCTTTCATGTTCTCACCTGTTGGGATTTGGAATGATCTTGCCGTTGACCTGCACGAGATCGCCCGAAGCCAGCAGATCACGGATTGCCTGGGCGAAGTGCGAAGCCAGCGCATCGAGCGCGACGCGCTGTGCTTCGTCCAGGCTTGCGTACTGATCGCCTGGCATTTCCTCGACCACGATCTGCGGGGATGGTCTCGCCATTCTCAACCTGCG contains the following coding sequences:
- a CDS encoding sigma-70 family RNA polymerase sigma factor, encoding MTEELAWVIQAQQGSDEAFTKLVEEHQTHVYNLCYRMLGEPESAEDAAQETFLRAYQNLHRYDQGRSFATWLLSIAAHYCIDRLRRRKLSVFSMDEEREDGTVFEISDPASPDPEAESAKREDRDRLHLLLKDLDETDRAAVVLRYWYDYSEVEIAESLKLTVSAVKSRLHRSRRALAGMWEEKDSPRVRTERRRHESPAF
- a CDS encoding polymer-forming cytoskeletal protein yields the protein MKRKLHFLILVVVLALIALPTGAVLAQSACPHEGGVVYGRNCTLKSDETFNGDLVVFGGNVTLEENAKLDGNLVVFGGTVNSDGEVDGDIAIIGGQVSLGEHARVAGDVALVGSQLEQAEGAVVEGEVVNNIQPKVGLPNGQLPDRPVPSSPNVSFDFGFSLFAQMFQIIFWAVIAAGFAMLLSLFWKPQMERAGDAIAAQPLIVSAVGLLSFVVAALLIWTIIPPLALMFAWLFGIVAFGSEIGERFTKAINQTWSPVLTVGFGSFLLVLVSGAVGFIPCIGGLVQFILSLLAVGAVVITRFGARQFQSPGLIVNPPPPPASQP
- a CDS encoding C45 family autoproteolytic acyltransferase/hydrolase; its protein translation is MALREIQVPNTIVHETPPPLIEVAGTHREMGRQIGEARREQVQHSVENARALIAQSYSTLELTWEGAQIQSRKYLPFSEERYPQYVDEMRGVAEGANLPFDDIVALNAMEAMTMDALHLTRCTSFAVNEQRTADGHVLAAHNEDWVPEDENDVYVISAKPKEEPPFLAMTYGGLLPNVGFNAYGIAQLIDSVYPNDSRIGIPRLVVARAVLSSRRISGAIGRTLVPHRAAGYNHLLIHESGEMYSVEVSAKRFDILHGTDGYMVHTNHYLSQTMKEIEKDPEELISSRVRYFRSNRLLRESSTHTIKSLQAIQKDHVNLPNSICNHNIAGIDPLDRESTICALVIDLTVREMHIAWGNPCQNAYHTYHLGA
- a CDS encoding recombinase family protein; translated protein: MKEFFLPPPNLRRPGSTVWAYLRDSGGAAQENSVPQQEAEVRAYCDRYKLALVEIFRDVAKSGGSVTGRDDFERMIDMSKIKDLRPDGLLIWNFARFTRDKDDSTFYKALLRKRGIVIHSMTDPIPDDDFGSRIVETVIDLSNEEKRRQTSRDVKRGLKALVSEGFSPGTPPKGYKRSAPIERGIKRDGKPRMVSKWERDPELWELVILAWTMRAEGRSLQEIQNATAGRLFTSPASWNGFFRSKTYLGIGVSGDLEVENHHEAAITRDVWEAVQKLNRENPMQQDHPRHPRRVGNPSLFTGFTYCLECGSMMTHTPGHKNKPWRYYMCGTKFRQGVKYCKSRRVGAQRSETAVLDAVINRVLTVDFFDQVIHVTRAKFSDTSATEKKIAALKERAVDLDVAFQRAMNAHEKTGSELALERMKQREGERAQVKAEIAHLESQIAASKLEIAPEAIQIAMNRWREQITEARKGDDIKFVRAWLYRFVSRIELGYNRAQIYYTYPMNDFSLADALFAFPLRGGTNNNPA